A genomic segment from Thermotoga neapolitana DSM 4359 encodes:
- a CDS encoding glucose-1-phosphate thymidylyltransferase: MKKAIVLCAGKGTRLRPLTFTTAKHLIPIANRPILFYSLENIARAGIEEVGIVVSPYNAEEFRKVVGDNPFGLKITYIVQEEPKGLAHAVWVSRDFLGDEDFMMYLGDNLILEDLRKFVEDFERSDYAASILLSPVKDPTRFGVAVMEGDRVVKVVEKPKVPPSNLAIVGLYLFRNRIFEGIENIKPSWRGELEITDAIEYLIEKGEKVKGYIIYGWWKDTGKPDDLLEANRKILMGTNEEILGEVDDKTTIQGAVMIGKNSRVVNSLIRGPVVIGENCLIKDTYVGPYTSIGNNVILESCEIENSIVMDSCSIVGIEKRIDSSILGKGVSVRSSARRPATLSLILGDMSRVEF; encoded by the coding sequence GTGAAAAAAGCGATTGTGCTCTGTGCGGGAAAAGGTACCAGACTCAGGCCCCTGACGTTCACCACCGCAAAACATCTCATACCCATCGCAAACAGGCCCATCCTTTTCTACAGTCTGGAAAACATTGCACGGGCTGGAATCGAAGAAGTAGGAATCGTCGTGAGTCCTTACAACGCGGAGGAATTCAGAAAGGTTGTGGGGGACAACCCCTTCGGTCTGAAAATCACCTACATCGTTCAGGAAGAACCAAAAGGACTTGCCCACGCCGTCTGGGTCTCCAGGGACTTCCTCGGTGATGAAGACTTCATGATGTACCTTGGAGACAACCTTATCCTCGAAGATCTCAGAAAGTTCGTTGAAGATTTCGAGAGGTCAGACTATGCTGCCTCCATCCTGCTCTCACCGGTTAAAGACCCAACCCGTTTCGGTGTAGCCGTGATGGAAGGAGACAGGGTCGTAAAGGTCGTTGAAAAACCAAAGGTTCCTCCAAGTAACCTCGCCATCGTGGGGCTGTACCTTTTCAGAAACAGGATCTTCGAGGGTATAGAGAACATAAAACCCTCCTGGAGGGGTGAACTTGAGATAACCGACGCCATAGAGTATCTCATAGAAAAAGGTGAGAAGGTAAAAGGATACATCATCTACGGCTGGTGGAAGGATACGGGAAAACCCGATGATCTGCTGGAGGCCAACAGAAAAATCCTCATGGGAACAAACGAGGAGATCCTCGGTGAGGTGGACGACAAAACCACCATTCAGGGAGCAGTGATGATCGGAAAAAATTCCAGGGTTGTTAACTCACTGATCAGAGGCCCCGTGGTCATAGGTGAAAACTGCCTCATAAAGGATACTTACGTGGGACCTTACACATCCATCGGAAACAACGTGATCCTGGAAAGCTGTGAGATCGAAAACAGCATAGTGATGGACAGTTGCTCTATAGTGGGCATAGAAAAAAGGATAGACTCCTCCATTCTGGGAAAGGGAGTTTCGGTCAGAAGTTCTGCAAGAAGACCTGCAACTTTGAGTCTCATTCTGGGAGACATGAGCAGGGTGGAATTTTAA
- the secF gene encoding protein translocase subunit SecF, with translation MRREIDFMGKSKFFITVSLILIVVSLVSIFTKGFNFGVEFTGGSEIIVRFENVEITESDIRNAISRISDEFATARIVQVRSAGDPASVLKYSIVVPKTYEPDEKERIQKELESLLPGKVVSFNEISGTAAEEIRRGTWTAILVALVVLLIYITIRFRFVFGVAAIVALVHDVLITMGFFSLFGYEINVAAVAAFLTLLGYSLNDTIVLSDRIRENMRRYRGRNMANIVNMSINQVLARTINTSLTTFFVVFVLLLFAGNAVKPFAFGMTIGTVIGTYSSLYVVSPIVVKWSK, from the coding sequence ATGAGAAGAGAGATCGATTTCATGGGAAAATCGAAGTTCTTCATAACGGTTTCACTGATACTGATAGTGGTTTCTCTCGTCTCGATATTCACAAAAGGCTTCAACTTCGGAGTGGAGTTCACAGGTGGCTCCGAAATCATCGTGCGCTTTGAAAACGTGGAGATCACAGAGTCCGATATAAGAAACGCGATCTCTCGGATCTCCGATGAATTCGCAACGGCCAGGATCGTTCAGGTGCGCTCCGCGGGAGATCCTGCAAGCGTTCTGAAGTATTCGATAGTCGTTCCCAAAACCTACGAACCAGATGAAAAGGAGAGAATTCAAAAAGAACTCGAAAGTCTTCTTCCGGGGAAGGTTGTTTCTTTCAACGAAATCAGTGGGACAGCAGCAGAGGAGATCAGGAGGGGTACATGGACAGCCATTTTGGTGGCGCTGGTGGTTCTCCTCATCTACATCACCATACGGTTCAGATTCGTGTTCGGTGTGGCAGCGATCGTTGCTCTCGTTCACGATGTTCTCATCACAATGGGCTTTTTCTCGCTCTTCGGGTACGAGATCAACGTGGCTGCCGTTGCAGCCTTTCTGACGCTGCTTGGCTATTCGTTGAACGACACCATCGTTCTTTCGGACAGGATCAGAGAGAACATGAGGAGATACCGTGGAAGGAATATGGCTAACATCGTGAACATGAGCATAAACCAGGTACTTGCCAGAACGATCAACACCTCTCTTACCACGTTCTTCGTCGTCTTCGTCTTGCTGCTGTTTGCGGGAAACGCCGTAAAACCTTTCGCCTTTGGAATGACGATAGGGACGGTGATAGGAACCTACTCTTCTCTGTACGTGGTCTCCCCCATCGTTGTGAAATGGTCAAAGTGA
- the rnz gene encoding ribonuclease Z — MNIIGFSKALFSTWIYYSPERILFDAGEGVSTTLGSKVYAFKYVFLTHGHVDHIAGLWGVVNIRNNGMGDREKPLDVFYPKGNRAVEEYTSFIKKANPELRFSFNVHPLEEGDRVFLRDAGGFKRYVQPFRTKHVATEVSFGYHIFEVRRKLKEEFQGLDSKVIARLVKEKGRDFVTREYHKKILTISGDSLALDPEEVEGTELLIHECTFLDPRDRRYKNHASIDEVMETVKKAGVKRVILYHISTRYIRSIRSVIKKYREMLPDVEITYMDPRRVFEM; from the coding sequence ATGAACATAATAGGGTTTTCAAAGGCTCTTTTTTCCACCTGGATCTATTACTCTCCGGAGCGGATTCTCTTCGATGCGGGAGAGGGAGTTTCCACCACTCTTGGAAGTAAGGTTTACGCCTTCAAGTACGTCTTTCTCACACACGGTCACGTGGATCACATAGCAGGATTGTGGGGTGTTGTGAACATAAGAAACAACGGGATGGGTGACAGGGAAAAACCGCTCGATGTTTTTTACCCCAAAGGAAACAGAGCAGTTGAGGAGTACACCAGTTTCATAAAAAAGGCAAACCCCGAACTTCGATTCTCCTTCAACGTTCATCCCCTGGAGGAAGGAGATAGGGTGTTTCTCCGGGATGCAGGTGGTTTCAAACGGTACGTTCAGCCTTTCAGAACAAAACATGTGGCGACCGAGGTGAGTTTCGGGTATCACATCTTCGAGGTTAGAAGGAAACTGAAGGAGGAATTTCAGGGACTGGACAGCAAAGTGATCGCCAGACTGGTGAAGGAGAAGGGGCGGGACTTTGTAACCAGGGAGTATCACAAGAAAATCCTCACCATCAGCGGTGATTCTCTGGCGCTCGATCCAGAAGAGGTAGAGGGAACAGAGCTTCTGATCCACGAGTGCACCTTTCTCGATCCCCGTGACCGGAGGTACAAGAACCACGCTTCGATCGACGAGGTCATGGAAACGGTGAAGAAAGCGGGTGTGAAAAGGGTGATCCTTTACCACATTTCAACACGCTACATAAGAAGTATCAGGAGTGTCATAAAAAAGTACAGGGAGATGTTGCCTGACGTGGAAATCACCTATATGGATCCGAGGAGAGTGTTCGAAATGTGA
- the rplI gene encoding 50S ribosomal protein L9 gives MKVILLKDVPKIGKKGEIKEVSDGYARNYLIPRGLAREYTKGLEKAIEHEKEMERRKKEREKEESERILKELKKRTHVIKAKAGEAGKIFGAVTAATLAEEISKLTGLSLDKKWFKLDKPIKEIGKYSVEVILPGGVRDTIEIRVEREE, from the coding sequence TTGAAAGTGATACTCCTGAAAGATGTTCCAAAGATCGGGAAAAAGGGTGAGATCAAGGAGGTTTCCGATGGGTACGCGAGGAACTACCTCATTCCCCGTGGCCTTGCCAGAGAGTACACCAAAGGTCTTGAAAAGGCAATAGAACATGAAAAGGAGATGGAAAGAAGAAAGAAAGAGCGTGAGAAGGAAGAAAGCGAAAGAATACTGAAAGAGCTCAAAAAGAGGACTCATGTCATCAAAGCAAAGGCAGGTGAAGCCGGGAAAATCTTCGGGGCCGTTACGGCAGCGACTCTTGCGGAAGAGATTTCAAAACTCACCGGTCTGAGCCTCGACAAAAAATGGTTCAAACTGGACAAACCCATAAAAGAAATCGGAAAGTACTCGGTGGAAGTAATTCTGCCTGGTGGTGTCAGGGACACAATAGAGATCAGGGTGGAGAGAGAGGAATGA